One part of the Arabidopsis thaliana chromosome 1 sequence genome encodes these proteins:
- a CDS encoding uncharacterized protein (unknown protein; Has 6 Blast hits to 5 proteins in 2 species: Archae - 0; Bacteria - 0; Metazoa - 0; Fungi - 0; Plants - 6; Viruses - 0; Other Eukaryotes - 0 (source: NCBI BLink).): protein MSKKKKTQSLSMEDHRDGKGKKRDDFFDSIDYEISSILLQLSHPVIFSSDSPVLHKWGRTKKRSSSSSHLHPPEPVIKSLPCMADVGDMGSNSSSSCLTGEAKKTNSQIIKKGLEEEFCRKNQSSSVLEAETGLLREQAGLIAQPIRYDQQLPFFAVDRTVNVRDVETASLRMDNLERRGFDLNLLPAAEEGFQRVPNKVQVAAQARQRRLGLIRSKKLFNRFISSYQFK, encoded by the exons atgtcgaagaagaagaagacacagaGTTTATCAATGGAAGATCACCGTGACGGCAAAGGCAAGAAGAGAGATGATTTTTTCGATAGCATTGACTACGAAATTTCTTCTATCTTATTGCAACTTTCACATCCTGTCATATTCTCTTCTGATTCTCCTGTGTTACATAAATGGGGTCGCACTAAAAAgaggtcttcttcttcttctcacctGCATCCGCCGGAACCGGTGATAAAATCGCTGCCGTGTATGGCTGATGTCGGCGATATGGGAAGTAATTCGAGTTCTTCGTGCTTAACCGGTGAGGCCAAGAAAACCAATTCTCAAATC ATTAAAAAGGgtttagaagaagaattttgtAGGAAAAATCAGAGTTCTTCAGTCCTCGAG GCGGAGACAGGTTTACTTAGGGAGCAAGCTGGTTTAATAGCCCAGCCCATAAGATACGATCAACAACTACCGTTTTTTGCGGTTGATCGTACGGTCAATGTGAGGGATGTTGAAACGGCGTCGTTGCGAATGGATAACTTGGAACGACGTGGCTTTGATCTGAACCTTCTTCCAGCAGCAGAGGAGGGTTTTCAGAGAGTGCCAAATAAAGTCCAAGTAGCTGCTCAAGCAAGACAAAGAAGACTAGGTTTGATTCGATCTAAGAAGCTTTTTAATAGATTCATCTCTTCTTATCAATTTAAGTAG
- a CDS encoding ER lumen protein retaining receptor family protein (ER lumen protein retaining receptor family protein; FUNCTIONS IN: ER retention sequence binding, receptor activity; INVOLVED IN: protein retention in ER lumen, protein transport; LOCATED IN: integral to membrane; EXPRESSED IN: 22 plant structures; EXPRESSED DURING: 13 growth stages; CONTAINS InterPro DOMAIN/s: ER lumen protein retaining receptor (InterPro:IPR000133); BEST Arabidopsis thaliana protein match is: ER lumen protein retaining receptor family protein (TAIR:AT1G19970.1); Has 891 Blast hits to 891 proteins in 228 species: Archae - 0; Bacteria - 0; Metazoa - 315; Fungi - 179; Plants - 231; Viruses - 0; Other Eukaryotes - 166 (source: NCBI BLink).), which translates to MKAATRPIHAVTTWVRRQPPKVKGFLGVVSAMTALVLLRVIVHDHDNLFVAAEAVHSLGISVLIYKLTKERTCAGLSLKSQELTALFLAVRLYCSFVMEFDIHTLLDSATLVTTLFVIYMIRFKLKASYMDDKDNFAIYYVVIPCVVLSVLIHPSTHHHIINKISWAFCVYLEAVSVLPQLRVMQNTKIVEPFTAHYVFALGIARFLSCAHWVLQVLDTRGRLLTALGYGFWPIMVLLSEIVQTFILADFCYYYVKSLMGGQLVLRLPSGVV; encoded by the exons ATGAAGGCGGCAACAAGGCCGATCCACGCCGTGACGACATGGGTTCGTCGGCAACCACCAAAGGTTAAAGGTTTTCTCGGTGTTGTCTCCGCCATGACTGCCCTCGTTTTGTTGAGAGTGATTGTTCATGACCACGACAATCTTTTTGTCGCTGCTGAAGCTGTTCATTCCCTTGGAATCTCCGTCCTTATCTATAAACTCACCAAGGAGAGGACTTGTGCTG GATTATCTCTCAAGTCACAAGAGCTAACAGCTCTGTTTTTGGCGGTGAGACTGTATTGTAGTTTTGTGATGGAGTTTGATATTCACACGTTACTTGACTCGGCTACATTGGTGACTACACTTTTTGTTATCTATATGATCCGTTTTAAGCTCAAAGCTAGTTATATGGACGACAAAGACAATTTTGCTATCTACTACGTC GTTATTCCATGTGTTGTTCTATCAGTACTCATTCACCCATCAACACATCATCATATAATCAATAAGATTTCTTGGGCCTTCTGTGTTTACCTTGAAGCTGTTTCAGTCCTTCCTCAACTTAGAGTCATGCAAAACACTAAG ATCGTGGAGCCATTTACAGCACATTACGTATTCGCTTTGGGGATCGCTAGGTTCTTGAGTTGTGCACACTGGGTCCTTCAG GTTTTGGACACTCGAGGGCGGTTATTGACTGCTTTAGGATATGGTTTCTGGCCTATAATGGTTCTTCTCTCTGAAATCGTCCAAACCTTCATTCTAGCCGACTTCTGCTACTACTATGTCAAGAG TTTAATGGGTGGTCAGCTTGTTCTTCGTCTCCCGTCAGGTGTTGTGTGA
- the sks18 gene encoding SKU5 similar 18 (SKU5 similar 18 (sks18); FUNCTIONS IN: pectinesterase activity, copper ion binding; INVOLVED IN: oxidation reduction; LOCATED IN: endomembrane system; EXPRESSED IN: 6 plant structures; EXPRESSED DURING: 4 anthesis, petal differentiation and expansion stage, E expanded cotyledon stage; CONTAINS InterPro DOMAIN/s: Multicopper oxidase, type 3 (InterPro:IPR011707), Cupredoxin (InterPro:IPR008972), Multicopper oxidase, type 2 (InterPro:IPR011706), Multicopper oxidase, type 1 (InterPro:IPR001117); BEST Arabidopsis thaliana protein match is: SKU5 similar 4 (TAIR:AT4G22010.1); Has 5415 Blast hits to 5364 proteins in 985 species: Archae - 6; Bacteria - 1763; Metazoa - 267; Fungi - 1922; Plants - 1275; Viruses - 0; Other Eukaryotes - 182 (source: NCBI BLink).) — translation MRHVFVEVLVLISLVILELSYAFAPISSYQWVVSYSQRFILGGNKQVIVINDMFPGPILNATANDIIVVNIFNNLPEPFLMTWNGLQLRKNSWQDGVRGTNCPILPGTNWTYRFQVKDQIGSYFYFPTLLLQKAAGGYGAIRIYPPELVPVPFPKPDEEYDILIGDWFYLDHTVMRASLDAGHSLPNPDGILFNGRGPEETFFAFEPGKTYRLRISNVGLKTCLNFRIQDHDMLLVETEGTYVQKRVYSSLDIHVGQSYSILVTAKTDPVGIYRSYYIFATARFTDSYLGGIALIRYPGSPLDPVGQGPLAPALQDFGSSVEQALSIRMDLNVGAARSNPQGSYHYGRINVTRTIILHNDVMLSSGKLRYTINGVSFVYPETPLKLVDHFQLNDTIIPGMFPVYPSNKTPTLGTSVVDIHYKDFIHIVFQNPLFGLESYHIDGYNFFVVGYGFGAWSESKKAGYNLVDAVSRSTVQVYPYSWTAILIAMDNQGMWNVRSQKAEQWYLGQELYMRVKGEGEEDPSTIPVRDENPIPGNVIRCGKVR, via the exons ATGAGACATGTCTTTGTCGAGGTGTTGGTTCTGATCTCTTTGGTCATCTTGGAGTTGAGCTATGCGTTTGCACCAATCTCATCGTATCAATGGGTCGTCTCGTATTCTCAACGTTTCATTCTTGGAGGCAACAAGCAG gTTATAGTGATCAACGACATGTTCCCTGGACCGATCCTTAATGCAACAGCAAACGATATCATTGTCGTTAACATTTTCAACAATTTGCCCGAACCCTTCCTCATGACttg GAATGGATTGCAATTGCGGAAGAACTCGTGGCAAGATGGAGTTCGAGGGACAAACTGTCCCATACTACCGGGGACAAATTGGACGTACCGTTTTCAGGTGAAGGATCAAATTGGAagttacttttattttccGACCCTTCTACTTCAGAAAGCTGCCGGAGGATACGGTGCTATTAGAATCTATCCCCCAGAACTTGTCCCAGTCCCATTCCCTAAGCCCGACGAAGAATACGACATCTTGATTGGAGATTGGTTTTATCTCGACCATACA GTTATGAGAGCTTCACTTGACGCTGGTCACAGTTTGCCAAATCCTGATGGTATTCTTTTTAACGGGCGTGGCCCTGAAGAGACCTTCTTTGCATTTGAACCag GCAAAACATATAGGCTAAGAATATCAAACGTGGGTCTCAAAACATGCTTAAACTTCAGAATCCAAGACCACGATATGCTTCTAGTTGAGACAGAGGGTACGTATGTTCAAAAACGTGTTTACTCGAGCCTGGACATCCACGTAGGCCAATCATACTCTATTCTTGTCACTGCCAAAACCGACCCGGTTGGAATTTACCGGTCTTACTACATATTCGCCACAGCTCGGTTCACTGATTCCTACCTTGGCGGTATAGCTTTAATTCGATATCCCGGTTCCCCACTTGACCCAGTCGGACAAGGTCCACTCGCACCTGCTTTGCAAGATTTTGGTTCCTCAGTTGAACAAGCCCTTTCCATTAG AATGGACCTGAACGTTGGAGCAGCAAGATCGAACCCTCAAGGTTCGTACCACTATGGACGAATAAACGTAACCAGAACGATAATATTACATAACGACGTTATGTTATCGTCGGGCAAACTACGGTATACGATTAACGGCGTTTCGTTTGTCTACCCCGAGACTCCGTTAAAGCTCGTTGATCATTTTCAGCTAAATGACACGATAATCCCTGGCATGTTCCCGGTTTATCCATCCAACAAAACACCGACTCTTGGAACTTCAGTGGTCGATATTCATTACAAAGATTTCATCCACATCGTGTTCCAGAACCCTCTATTTGGATTGGAGAGTTATCACATCGATGGTTACAATTTCTTCGTTGTCGG ATATGGATTTGGAGCTTGGTCTGAAAGCAAAAAAGCTGGATATAACTTAGTAGATGCTGTTTCACGGTCAACAGTTCAG GTTTATCCATATTCGTGGACAGCAATATTGATAGCTATGGATAATCAAGGAATGTGGAACGTGAGATCACAGAAAGCAGAGCAATGGTATCTTGGTCAAGAGCTTTATATGAGAGTTAaaggtgaaggagaagaagatcctTCGACTATTCCGGTTAGAGATGAAAATCCGATACCGGGAAATGTCATCCGTTGTGGCAAAGTTcgataa
- a CDS encoding Pathogenesis-related thaumatin superfamily protein (Pathogenesis-related thaumatin superfamily protein; FUNCTIONS IN: molecular_function unknown; INVOLVED IN: response to other organism; LOCATED IN: endomembrane system; EXPRESSED IN: 22 plant structures; EXPRESSED DURING: 13 growth stages; CONTAINS InterPro DOMAIN/s: Thaumatin, conserved site (InterPro:IPR017949), Thaumatin, pathogenesis-related (InterPro:IPR001938); BEST Arabidopsis thaliana protein match is: Pathogenesis-related thaumatin superfamily protein (TAIR:AT1G20030.2); Has 1631 Blast hits to 1621 proteins in 190 species: Archae - 2; Bacteria - 41; Metazoa - 64; Fungi - 79; Plants - 1416; Viruses - 4; Other Eukaryotes - 25 (source: NCBI BLink).) — protein MALPLPLIFLIFSHLFVSGVRSTSFIMVNKCEYTVWPGLLSNAGVPPLPTTGFVLQKGEERTISAPTSWGGRFWGRTQCSTDTDGKFTCLTGDCGSGTLECSGSGATPPATLAEFTLDGSNGLDFYDVSLVDGYNVPMLVAPQGGSGLNCSSTGCVVDLNGSCPSELKVTSLDGRGKQSMGCKSACEAFRTPEYCCSGAHGTPDTCKPSSYSLMFKTACPRAYSYAYDDQSSTFTCAESPNYVITFCPTPNTSQKSSQDQSPDPKPTTPTGTSSTTPAGDSSTTWSPVDTSMIYEGALDQNKGSPSTCHLSLCGITVTLALAFCRMWRLF, from the exons ATGGCTCTTCCGTTGCCATTGATCTTCCTTATCTTCTCTCATTTGTTCGTTTCTG GAGTTAGATCAACGAGCTTCATTATGGTGAACAAATGCGAATACACAGTCTGGCCTGGACTTTTATCAAACGCCGGAGTTCCACCACTTCCGACGACCGGATTCGTTCTCCAAAAAGGCGAAGAACGAACAATCAGCGCTCCAACTTCATGGGGAGGAAGATTCTGGGGGAGAACTCAATGTTCCACCGACACCGACGGAAAATTCACTTGTCTCACCGGAGATTGCGGATCTGGTACCCTCGAATGCTCCGGATCCGGAGCAACACCACCAGCAACACTAGCGGAATTCACACTAGACGGATCTAACGGACTCGATTTCTACGACGTTAGTCTCGTCGACGGTTACAACGTCCCGATGCTAGTGGCTCCACAAGGAGGCTCGGGTTTAAACTGTAGCAGCACCGGATGCGTTGTAGATCTGAACGGTTCGTGTCCGTCGGAGCTTAAAGTGACGAGTTTAGACGGCAGAGGTAAACAATCCATGGGATGTAAAAGCGCGTGTGAAGCTTTTCGTACGCCGGAGTATTGTTGCAGCGGCGCCCACGGTACACCTGACACGTGTAAACCGTCGTCGTACTCGTTGATGTTTAAAACTGCGTGTCCACGTGCTTACAGCTACGCTTACGATGATCAGAGTAGTACCTTCACATGTGCTGAATCTCCTAATTACGTTATCACGTTTTGCCCTACTCCTAACACCAG tCAAAAATCATCTCAAGATCAGAGCCCAGATCCCAAACCGACGACACCAACCGGGACGTCGTCGACAACTCCTGCCGGAGATAGTAGTACGACGTGGTCACCGGTAGATACATCAATGATATACGAAGGAGCTTTGGATCAAAACAAAGGATCACCGTCCACGTGTCATCTTTCGTTATGTGGAATCACAGTCACACTTGCGCTGGCCTTTTGTCGGATGTGGCGGCTCTTTTGA
- a CDS encoding protein TUB21, with translation MLLSASVNSISSIPSPVYQCKKALRLNIAVNCSLTLLNISWIEVEFPTNVEAILIPVGGMSQTLDFTLFGIHSTKICSSTSFVLIFPRNMAEAVR, from the exons ATGTTGCTCTCTGCTTCAGTGAACTCCATCTCGTCCATTCCTTCTCCTGTGTACCAATGCAAGAAAGCTTTACGCCTGAACATAGCCGTGAACTGTTCGCTTACTCTCCTGAACATTTCCTGGATCGAAGTCGAGTTTCCGACAAACGTGGAAGCCATTTTGATTCCAGTTGGTGGAATGTCGCAGACGCTGGACTTCACATTGTTTGGGATCCATTCAACAAA GATCTGTTCGTCCACTTCCTTTGTGCTCATTTTTCCTCGGAACATGGCTGAAGCTGTGAGGTAA
- a CDS encoding uncharacterized protein (unknown protein; FUNCTIONS IN: molecular_function unknown; INVOLVED IN: biological_process unknown; LOCATED IN: endomembrane system; EXPRESSED IN: 24 plant structures; EXPRESSED DURING: 15 growth stages; Has 13 Blast hits to 13 proteins in 5 species: Archae - 0; Bacteria - 0; Metazoa - 0; Fungi - 0; Plants - 13; Viruses - 0; Other Eukaryotes - 0 (source: NCBI BLink).): MCLMALSDAVLGNLATIYVAVIIAIKAYGLITGRSFSAGFVVVVSITAVGVLLAVTLAWDVSRRAAEAVSRYNRVGGEEDLSHHRHHHDGGAICKGGICWHGVAVRSPASQVRFRLPQHIPYGAF, encoded by the coding sequence ATGTGTCTCATGGCGTTATCCGACGCGGTTCTCGGGAATCTCGCGACGATCTACGTGGCGGTGATTATCGCGATTAAAGCCTACGGATTAATCACCGGGAGGAGTTTCAGCGCTGGATTCGTCGTCGTCGTTTCGATTACGGCAGTTGGTGTTTTGCTTGCAGTTACGCTTGCTTGGGATGTGTCTCGTAGAGCAGCGGAGGCGGTTTCTCGGTACAATCGTGTTGGTGGTGAGGAAGATCTTAGCCACCACCGTCACCATCACGACGGTGGTGCGATTTGTAAAGGAGGGATTTGCTGGCACGGCGTTGCGGTTCGGTCTCCGGCTTCACAGGTTCGATTTAGGCTTCCACAACATATACCTTACGGTGCTTTCTGA
- a CDS encoding ER lumen protein retaining receptor family protein: protein MKAATRPIHAVTTWVRRQPPKVKGFLGVVSAMTALVLLRVIVHDHDNLFVAAEAVHSLGISVLIYKLTKERTCAGLSLKSQELTALFLAVRLYCSFVMEFDIHTLLDSATLVTTLFVIYMIRFKLKASYMDDKDNFAIYYVVIPCVVLSVLIHPSTHHHIINKISWAFCVYLEAVSVLPQLRVMQNTKIVEPFTAHYVFALGIARFLSCAHWVLQVLDTRGRLLTALGYGFWPIMVLLSEIVQTFILADFCYYYVKR, encoded by the exons ATGAAGGCGGCAACAAGGCCGATCCACGCCGTGACGACATGGGTTCGTCGGCAACCACCAAAGGTTAAAGGTTTTCTCGGTGTTGTCTCCGCCATGACTGCCCTCGTTTTGTTGAGAGTGATTGTTCATGACCACGACAATCTTTTTGTCGCTGCTGAAGCTGTTCATTCCCTTGGAATCTCCGTCCTTATCTATAAACTCACCAAGGAGAGGACTTGTGCTG GATTATCTCTCAAGTCACAAGAGCTAACAGCTCTGTTTTTGGCGGTGAGACTGTATTGTAGTTTTGTGATGGAGTTTGATATTCACACGTTACTTGACTCGGCTACATTGGTGACTACACTTTTTGTTATCTATATGATCCGTTTTAAGCTCAAAGCTAGTTATATGGACGACAAAGACAATTTTGCTATCTACTACGTC GTTATTCCATGTGTTGTTCTATCAGTACTCATTCACCCATCAACACATCATCATATAATCAATAAGATTTCTTGGGCCTTCTGTGTTTACCTTGAAGCTGTTTCAGTCCTTCCTCAACTTAGAGTCATGCAAAACACTAAG ATCGTGGAGCCATTTACAGCACATTACGTATTCGCTTTGGGGATCGCTAGGTTCTTGAGTTGTGCACACTGGGTCCTTCAG GTTTTGGACACTCGAGGGCGGTTATTGACTGCTTTAGGATATGGTTTCTGGCCTATAATGGTTCTTCTCTCTGAAATCGTCCAAACCTTCATTCTAGCCGACTTCTGCTACTACTATGTCAAGAGGTAA
- a CDS encoding ER lumen protein retaining receptor family protein — protein MKAATRPIHAVTTWVRRQPPKVKGFLGVVSAMTALVLLRVIVHDHDNLFVAAEAVHSLGISVLIYKLTKERTCAGLSLKSQELTALFLAVRLYCSFVMEFDIHTLLDSATLVTTLFVIYMIRFKLKASYMDDKDNFAIYYVVIPCVVLSVLIHPSTHHHIINKISWAFCVYLEAVSVLPQLRVMQNTKIVEPFTAHYVFALGIARFLSCAHWVLQVCFLSSKLESLIV, from the exons ATGAAGGCGGCAACAAGGCCGATCCACGCCGTGACGACATGGGTTCGTCGGCAACCACCAAAGGTTAAAGGTTTTCTCGGTGTTGTCTCCGCCATGACTGCCCTCGTTTTGTTGAGAGTGATTGTTCATGACCACGACAATCTTTTTGTCGCTGCTGAAGCTGTTCATTCCCTTGGAATCTCCGTCCTTATCTATAAACTCACCAAGGAGAGGACTTGTGCTG GATTATCTCTCAAGTCACAAGAGCTAACAGCTCTGTTTTTGGCGGTGAGACTGTATTGTAGTTTTGTGATGGAGTTTGATATTCACACGTTACTTGACTCGGCTACATTGGTGACTACACTTTTTGTTATCTATATGATCCGTTTTAAGCTCAAAGCTAGTTATATGGACGACAAAGACAATTTTGCTATCTACTACGTC GTTATTCCATGTGTTGTTCTATCAGTACTCATTCACCCATCAACACATCATCATATAATCAATAAGATTTCTTGGGCCTTCTGTGTTTACCTTGAAGCTGTTTCAGTCCTTCCTCAACTTAGAGTCATGCAAAACACTAAG ATCGTGGAGCCATTTACAGCACATTACGTATTCGCTTTGGGGATCGCTAGGTTCTTGAGTTGTGCACACTGGGTCCTTCAGGTTTGTTTTCTGTCCTCCAAACTAGAAAGCTTGATTGTGTAG
- the TUB1 gene encoding tubulin beta-1 chain (tubulin beta-1 chain (TUB1); FUNCTIONS IN: structural molecule activity, GTP binding, GTPase activity; INVOLVED IN: response to light stimulus, unidimensional cell growth; LOCATED IN: vacuole; EXPRESSED IN: 24 plant structures; EXPRESSED DURING: 15 growth stages; CONTAINS InterPro DOMAIN/s: Beta tubulin (InterPro:IPR002453), Tubulin (InterPro:IPR000217), Tubulin/FtsZ, GTPase domain (InterPro:IPR003008), Tubulin/FtsZ, N-terminal (InterPro:IPR019746), Tubulin/FtsZ, C-terminal (InterPro:IPR008280), Beta tubulin, autoregulation binding site (InterPro:IPR013838), Tubulin, conserved site (InterPro:IPR017975), Tubulin/FtsZ, 2-layer sandwich domain (InterPro:IPR018316); BEST Arabidopsis thaliana protein match is: tubulin beta-5 chain (TAIR:AT1G20010.1); Has 23671 Blast hits to 23575 proteins in 4891 species: Archae - 36; Bacteria - 42; Metazoa - 4470; Fungi - 14216; Plants - 1549; Viruses - 0; Other Eukaryotes - 3358 (source: NCBI BLink).) — protein MREILHVQGGQCGNQIGSKFWEVICDEHGVDPTGRYNGDSADLQLERINVYYNEASGGRYVPRAVLMDLEPGTMDSIRSGPYGQIFRPDNFVFGQSGAGNNWAKGHYTEGAELIDAVLDVVRKEAENCDCLQGFQVCHSLGGGTGSGMGTLLISKIREEYPDRMMLTFSVFPSPKVSDTVVEPYNATLSVHQLVENADECMVLDNEALYDICFRTLKLSTPSFGDLNHLISATMSGVTCSLRFPGQLNSDLRKLAVNLIPFPRLHFFMVGFAPLTSRGSQQYISLTVPELTQQMWDAKNMMCAADPRHGRYLTASAMFRGKMSTKEVDEQILNVQNKNSSYFVEWIPNNVKSSVCDIPPTGIKMASTFVGNSTSIQEMFRRVSEQFTAMFRRKAFLHWYTGEGMDEMEFTEAESNMNDLVSEYQQYQDATADEEDEYDEEEEQVYES, from the exons atgagaGAAATCCTCCACGTCCAAGGCGGCCAATGCGGTAACCAAATCGGTTCCAAATTCTGGGAAGTTATCTGCGACGAACACGGCGTTGATCCCACCGGACGTTACAACGGTGATTCCGCCGATCTTCAGCTCGAACGTATCAATGTTTATTACAATGAAGCTTCTGGTGGTCGTTACGTTCCTCGTGCTGTTCTCATGGATCTCGAGCCTGGTACTATGGATAGTATCAGATCTGGTCCCTACGGTCAGATTTTCCGTCCTGATAACTTCGTCTTTGGTCAATCCGGTGCCGGAAATAATTGGGCGAAAGGTCATTATACTGAAGGTGCTGAACTTATTGATGCTGTTCTCGATGTTGTTCGTAAGGAAGCTGAGAACTGTGATTGCCTTcaag GGTTTCAAGTATGTCACTCTCTTGGAGGAGGCACGGGTTCAGGAATGGGAACTCTCTTGATATCAAAGATCCGTGAGGAATACCCAGACAGAATGATGCTCacattctctgttttcccATCTCCAAAGGTCTCAGACACAGTCGTTGAGCCGTACAATGCAACTCTCTCAGTCCACCAACTTGTAGAGAATGCTGATGAATGCATGGTCCTCGACAACGAAGCTCTTTACGATATCTGTTTCCGCACTCTCAAACTCAGCACTCCTAGCT TTGGAGACTTGAACCACTTGATCTCCGCAACTATGAGTGGTGTGACTTGCTCTTTAAGATTCCCTGGACAACTCAACTCTGACCTTAGGAAACTCGCCGTGAACCTTATCCCATTCCCTCGTCTACATTTCTTCATGGTTGGTTTCGCCCCTCTCACTTCCCGTGGCTCTCAACAGTACATCTCTCTCACAGTCCCGGAGCTGACACAGCAAATGTGGGACGCTAAGAACATGATGTGTGCAGCTGATCCACGCCACGGACGTTACCTCACAGCTTCAGCCATGTTCCGAGGAAAAATGAGCACAAAGGAAGTGGACGAACAGATCCTAAATGTCCAGAACAAGAACTCATCCTACTTTGTTGAATGGATCCCAAACAATGTGAAGTCCAGCGTCTGCGACATTCCACCAACTGGAATCAAAATGGCTTCCACGTTTGTCGGAAACTCGACTTCGATCCAGGAAATGTTCAGGAGAGTAAGCGAACAGTTCACGGCTATGTTCAGGCGTAAAGCTTTCTTGCATTGGTACACAGGAGAAGGAATGGACGAGATGGAGTTCACTGAAGCAGAGAGCAACATGAATGATCTGGTCTCTGAATACCAACAATACCAAGATGCTACcgctgatgaagaagacgaatatgatgaagaagaagaacaagtttaCGAATCTTGA